Proteins from one Mus pahari chromosome 10, PAHARI_EIJ_v1.1, whole genome shotgun sequence genomic window:
- the Spesp1 gene encoding sperm equatorial segment protein 1 has protein sequence MKLVVLVALWLWPSSLLAYPTITVLPDEEQNLNHYVHILQNLVMSVPTKEQGLGKKLSSTRTVDSSEPRSLASKVLLTPGLVSAQEVTPESDVLIRPIDETTNSRTSGFTLRRRTQSTAFWSVRPNNISVVLRTEEPFIEKEPEPEPELESRPLPTEPELEPELEPEPEPVPEPETVSESPQMSEPEEELETSTTPNKELTGTSRISSMATQPANTQATRITVTAKTSTSMDVSTDSEDVPQLSGQSEIPSAEDLPGRHSLNTRHEDILRKISNINAEIQQGLLSGNNSPEFKEFIKASREHLKRSLALAAAAEHKLEQMYGSNVFPEGRTSDLDDDMEMIINMLYNSRSKLSDYFNIKHVPSELREKASVVTADLKKILCVDQVEMQSLIKKLLSNNMKILNILNVP, from the coding sequence cCATAACTGTGTTGCCCGATGAAGAGCAGAATTTGAATCATTATGTACACATTTTACAGAACCTCGTAATGAGTGTGCCCACCAAGGAGCAGGGTCTTGGGAAAAAGTTGAGTTCCACAAGAACTGTGGATAGCTCAGAGCCAAGGTCATTGGCATCTAAAGTGCTACTCACCCCTGGGTTAGTCTCCGCACAAGAAGTCACCCCTGAGAGTGATGTTCTGATCAGACCCATCGATGAAACGACAAATTCCCGTACTAGCGGCTTCACGCTGAGGAGAAGAACCCAAAGTACAGCATTCTGGTCCGTCCGGCCAAAcaatatttctgttgttttacgCACGGAGGAACCATTTATTGAAAAAGAACCGGAGCCGGAACCGGAACTGGAGTCTAGGCCGCTGCCGACTGAGCCTGAGCTGGAGCCGGAGCTGGAGCCCGAGCCGGAGCCGGTGCCGGAGCCGGAGACGGTGTCTGAATCCCCGCAAATGTCAGAGCCCGAGGAAGAGTTAGAGACCAGCACAACACCAAACAAGGAGCTAACGGGGACCTCACGGATATCATCCATGGCCACCCAGCCAGCTAACACCCAGGCAACTCGTATTACTGTAACAGCAAAGACCAGCACCAGCATGGATGTCTCCACAGACTCCGAGGATGTACCCCAGCTCTCAGGCCAGTCGGAAATCCCGAGTGCTGAAGACTTACCTGGACGCCACTCCCTGAATACGAGACACGAggatattttgagaaaaatttcCAATATTAATGCAGAGATTCAGCAGGGGCTTCTTAGTGGCAATAATAGTCCCGAGTTCAAGGAGTTCATCAAGGCCTCCAGGGAGCACCTGAAAAGGAGCCTGGCCCTGGCCGCAGCCGCCGAGCACAAGTTGGAACAGATGTACGGATCTAACGTCTTCCCAGAGGGACGTACCAGCGACCTAGACGATGACATGGAAATGATTATCAATATGCTGTACAATTCCAGGTCCAAGTTGTCAGATTATTTCAATATTAAGCATGTACCATCAGAGCTGAGAGAAAAGGCTTCTGTCGTGACTGctgatttgaaaaaaatattatgtgtGGATCAGGTAGAAATGCAAAGCCTCATTAAGAAGTTGTTAAGCAATAATATGAAAATCCTTAATATTCTTAATGTCCCATGA